CATTTGATTGAAAAAAGCTGGCATGAACTGTCAGCTTTTTTTTTGCTCAGCTCATGTCACACATTTAAATTAAGGAAAGTGAGATAAAAATGATAAATGAGCATAGAAAAATAGGTAAGCAATTGCAGCTTTTTGATATGTCGAACAGTGCATCAGGTATGGTCGACTGGTACCCTCAAGGATACAAGCTCTATCGTCGTATACAATCTTATATTCGTACTATGCAGTTAAAGTACGGATATCATGAGGTCAATAGTCCCGTTCTTGCCAACCACGATATTTGGCACACTTCTGGTCATAGTGATAAATACCAACAAAACATGTTTCACCTGCAAGAACATAACTTAGCGGTGAGACCAATGAGCTGCCCCTTTCACATCAACATATTCAATAACCTTGTACAATCATACAAGCAACTCCCCTACCGCATTGCCGAGTTTGGTCTTTGCCACCGCAACGAGACATCAGGTTCACTCAACGGCCTTTTCCGACTGCGCGCTTTTAACCAAGATGATGGGCATATATTTTGTCGAAAAAGTCAGATAAAAAGTGAGCTCAAGCTGTTTTGTAATATGTTGTTTGAAATGTATGCACATTTTGGATTTCAAAAAGAAAAGATAAAAATAAAAATCTCACTACGCCCAGATAACAAAATCGGCTCTGATATCCTTTGGGACAAACTAGAAGAGTATCTAAAAACAGGCTTAGACGAACTTGGATTACACTATCAACTTATCAATGGAGATGGAGCATTTTACGGTGCAAAAGTTGAGTTTGCGCTAGAAGATTCACTAAAAAGAGAATGGCAATGCGGTACGTTTCAATTGGACTTTTTCTTAGCTGAAAAGTTTGGCTGTACATACCAGAATGAATCTGCATCGCCTGAGTATCCAGTTATTTTACACAGAGCTGTTCTTGGCTCAATAGAGCGTTTCATTGCTATTTTATTAGAGCATTACAGTGGAAGATTACCCGTACAGTTTAACCCCAATGCAATTATTTTTCTGCCAATCAGTAAGGACCACCTAAATTACTGCTACTCAGTACACGATAAGCTCCGCTCAATAGGTATCGCATGTAACATTGATAACTCAGATAATAGCATCAGCTATCGAGTCAAAGCATCTTACAAACAAAAATGTAACTACTGCATTGTTATAGGAGACGAGGAGCAAAACACCAATATACTCAAGCTCAAACATAAGAAATCGTGTTACTCAGTTCATTTAGATGAGCTAGCGCAATTTCTTTTATTTCCGAAAACACATTAAGTTCTGACGAAAAGTCAGGTGTTTACTAAAAAACCTGACTGTTCGCCTGATGCAGCTTAAAGACTACATGGCATGATAAAAATCCAAATTAACTAGTTGGGATTTTCAATCCGCTTTTCTTCAAGCTTTTCCATAAACTCCATGGCATTTTGTGGTTGATAGTTGTCACTGTCTGTAATTCGTTTATAAACACTCTCATGTAAAGACTCATTGGTATGTTTTCCGATGCCTAGCTTTCGCACACGTTCGGTAATTTTATATAGCCAACTCATAGAGTCTCGGTACTCATCCAAGTGATAAGGTCGATAATATGACAAAAACTTCTCATTGAAGATCAACCCGTGGTCTTTTGCGCGATCTTTTATCCAATGCAAAGAAATATTAGCCAATCCATCTTGTGAGTATCCTCCACCCACATTGCTATGACTGCCCGCAAACCACTTCTGTTCTAAAGTTTGATTAGAGCCTTTAGGTAAAGTCCAAATAGCAGGTTTGAACGGACCTCGTTTTTCATCAATCGCCAAAGCATGATATGCGTGCTCTATATTTTCAGTCAAACTCACATCGTGAAAACGATATCGACCATTGATAAAGTCAAAATCGAAAGGTACGCCTAACGCACCGACCGTATCCCAAACGCCTACAAACTTAATGGATACATCAGTGCAGTTATGTTCAGCTTTAAATGCCTCAACCTCGCTATCTGATGCCGTATTTCGGTAAAGCCTATAAGCTTCAGGCATATAAAAAGCATGGTCCTTGGGCAATAACCCTATTTTATTGATAAGTCCAATCACGCTGCGGATTGTATAAGCGCCACGACTAAATCCAAAACCATATATCTCATCACCAGGCTGATAGTTTAAAACTAAAAACTGATAAGCACGTAATACATTTTGCGACAAACCAAATCCAAAGCCACCACCTAAGATTTTGTCCACCCCCCAATGTGTTCCAACGCCTTCACTGTAATAAACAACTTGATGTACTCCGTCAGGGCAAACAGGGTCTACCCCTCTAGCCAGTTTAACAACATTGGTTGGCTTTCTTTTTCCTCGATCATATTGCGCAGGTTTATTCCAAGTTCCATCCATACACAACACCAATCTTTTCATCTTTTATCCTTGTAAATCAGCACGATTAAAGTTGTGGGTAAGATACAATTAAACTCTTAAACAAAAAAGGGCAAACTTCACCTTTACTTGAACAAAAGTAAATGAGAAGCTAAGTTTCAATCACCCGTTCATTGCACAATATATTAATAAAAGCAAAGAAAACCCTACATTTGTATCTCAACAAGATTTAGGCACGATAAAACATCGTAATTAGACAACAAACAGCCCTATGGATATCGGGTTTATAGCGCTCAGTACTTAATCTATCTTTCATCAATAGACGATTGTATTGATAACAACCGAATCTTTTGGGTGTTTTCATATACCTATTCGTAAGGTTGAAGTGACCAAAAGCCATACAGGTCCATTTTCCGTTAAGCTCAAATAGCGATGAACGCGCTATTGTCAACCACTCATTATTTACTTACTAAATATAAAAAATGGCCGTTTGTTATATTATCGAGCATGCATTGCTCAGTAACGATATTTACGCTAGCTGTTAAATATCGTAGCCTCTTATAATTGTAAAACTCCCAACAGAAGGCGAGAAATACTGAGCTTTGATAGCTTGATATTCTGGATCATCAAAAAATGCACTCATGACACTTTCATTTGGAAACCGTATAGTAAATACCCGATTAATATTGTCCTCGACTTCGCTCTTAAGAACCTCTGAAACACGAAAATCATACCCAAACTCTCCGCCCATAGCGGATAAAATAGGCTTCATTGCTGCACGGTACTCGCTGTAAACATCATCGTTAATGACCTCTAAGCCAACTAGCATTTCATATTTTGACATAACGTACTCCTTTTTATTAGTGAGGCCATATTGAAATAGATTCCTTATAAGTACAAACCTAATCGTTCCGTTATTTATTGCAAAGTATGGATTTGAGATTTAAAACAATTAATTCTTCTCCAAGCTTCACAATTGCTCCTTAATGTTCTTTTATATAAGAGACAGTTGTACTTTTTTGGATAAAAATATGATATCTCCACTGTTCAATCGTGATACTGAAGTCAATGACACAACGCTTAATGTCATCGCTCATATGCCCACGCTCAGTTTACCCGCACTTCTTAGCGACGAGTTTAATCAAAAACTAACTGACAAAGACTACATGAGAGTCGCAGCTCTTTTAGCTAAGAAAAGCTATGACGAAGGCGGTTGTCCAATTGGAGCTGTGATTGTCAATGACAAAACAAAGAAAATCGTTGGCAAAGGCCACAATACACTTGTTCAAGAGTCCCACCCATACAACCACGGTGAAACATCTGCCATTCGAGATGCTGGTAGAGCCGACTTTTCTCACACGACTTTATATACCAGCCTCAGTCCATGTGATGTCTGCGCAACCTTACTGTATATGCGCGGATTTCATAGAGTGGTGGTAGGTGATATAACCAATGCGAGTGGCAATGAAACCTTATTGAAAGAAAAGGGTCTGGTAGTCGATATACTTGAGGACGAAATGGGCGTAAATCAATATGCTCAATTTAGAAAGGAGAAACCAGACCAAGATTTAGAAGACTGGCAGGGTGTTGCTGCCCTGTCAAAACCTTGAACGCGATCTAAAAAATAAGCCTCACTATGCATTTATGGCCAAATAGCGGGCGATTAATGCACAGAGTAAGCTCTAAAAGCTCACACAAATTGACGATAAATTTGAGGTGAGCTAATTTTTTGACTGCAGCTATCCATCATAAACTATGATTTCACCCCCTAAAAAACATATAAAACAAAAACATAGATAGTTAACACTGGTCATCACTTTCGGCTTTAAAGCCAGTGAAAAAATAAAGTTGATGGGATTAGATGCTTAAATGTAAAAATTACAATAATATAAGCTTAATAAGTTTATATTATATAATCTTACTAGCTGTGCATCAGCTGATTTATAAGAATAAGTTGAACCCATTTTTTAACGAGTATACCCGTGACCGATATTACTAAAACTGTGACAATTTCAGCGCTGACTTCGGCCAATAAGCGCTCAAGTGCCACAAGCTCACTGCAACATAATGATCACCTTGGGCCATTTATTTTGCTCAGACTTCTTGGCAAAGGCGCAATGGGAAGTGCATACCAAGCATGGGATACAGAGACCAACAACTATGTTGTCATCAAAACCATCGGTCAAATGGAGTCTACTTATTTATATAATTTGAAAAGAGAATTTCGTGAAATAAGTTATGTATATCACGAAAATATAGTAAATATTCATGAACTTAGAGTCGACAAAGACCTTAATGGTAACATGGTCCAGTTTATTGTTATGGAGTATGTTGATGGCGTTGACCTACTAACTTATGTGAGACAAGGGTTAAAAAGAGGACAACCTCTCACCAAAGAAGGCCTTACTAAACTACAAACGGTATTACCGCAACTTATTGAAGCGACGTCAGTATTACATCGCAACTCGTTGCTTCACTGCGATTTAAAGCCCAGTAATATCTTAGTTGACCATTTAAACCAAGTTAAAGTACTTGATTTTGGTATTGCCCTCTCTTTAACTCGCAGCCAAACAGACATTGCAAAACAGACCAGCGGCACTTTGGGTTACATGGCCCCAGAGCATCATCAATCACAGTTGGTTTCAAAAGCCAGTGACTACTTTTCCTTAGGCGTCATTATATTTGAATTGTTAACTGGCAAAGTCCCCATTCGAAACGCAGAATATTGTATCGATGAGCAAGATACGTTACCCAGTCGTATTTGTGATATCGATATTCAATATGACAATTTGTGCCGCAGCCTATTATGCACCGACCCCGCTCAACGAGCTACAGAGCAGGATTTAAAGCAATGGTTAAACGATAATTTTTCGGCCATACCACAGTTACAAAAGTGGCAGCGACTGCTAACACAAAATAAAAATGAATTCGTCGGACATGACGACCTACTAGCTAAACTCTTCAAAGCTTACAAAACCAGGTTAAACCATCAACCAGTATGCTTTGCCTTACACGGCGAAGCAGGCATCGGTAAAACAACAATTGTTAATGAGTTCATACACCAGCTTTATGATGAACCCAATGTCATGGTCTTTCAAGGGCGCTGTTTCGCTGCAGATCAGCTTCCCTTTAACGCATTGGATATGATAGTAGATCAGCTATTTCAATATATTCGTGAAATGAGCGAACAACAGCAGACATCAATATTTACCTCGTCATTGGGTCTTGCTGCTCAGCTATTTCCAATTTTAAAGCCGCTTGTCAAAAAAACTGATTCATATGAGCAGCATGCTCATATGAAAGTCAAAAACCCAACAGAGCTTCGAATTGCCGCGTTTAATGAATTAAAGACACTGCTGAACAATTTGAGTCAAAAAGTCAAAATTGTCTTATTTATTGATGATATTCACTGGGGAGATGTTGATAGTGCTGAGTTACTGGCTGAGCTGCTCTCGCCACCTAACCCTGTCAATATTTTTTGTATCGTGAGTTATAGAAAAGCGTCTTTAGATAGCCCTTTTTTATCTACCTGGAAGCAATATGTAGGTAACCTCAAACATCTCACATACATTGATGAGCCAGTATCAAAACTCTCCGAAACAGAAACTGAACAATTGGTATCAAGCTATTTTCCAGATACAACACCTTCTGAAACCATAAAAGCCATTACTGAAAGTGCTCAATGCCACCCCTTCTTCGCAACCGAAATTGCCCGTTTTTATAGCGAAAATACCTATTCAGGCAAAATCCCAACGAAAACAGTAATCGGAATGCGGCTTGATCAACTGTCAAAAGATGCAAAAAGCCTAATGGAGGTCATATGCGCAGCAAGCAGACCTCTATCAAAAAAGTTAGTGCTAGCCGTGGTGGATGCCAATTCAGATGCTCAAAAGCTACTCTCATCACTTCAATCAGCAAGACTTGTAAGGTCATACGGTGCGCGTCCAGGCATGATAATTGAGCCCTATCACGATCGTATTAGAACTGCGGTATTAGATTTGATGAACACCTCTGAAACCAAACAGCTCAATTTGCGCTGGGCCGAAGTACTGGAACAACAATTTCCAGAACCGGATCTGTTGGCTTATCATTATCACCTTGGTGACAAACTTGCCAAAGCTGCCGACTACGCCATCGATGCCGCTCGGCGGGCTGAGAAGTCGATGGCATTCGATCAAGCCGCTATTCACTATGAGAAAGCGCTTGATTGGGGCTCATTTGAAAAGGATAAAGTACGTGAGTTGATAGGCGCACAAGCCAATGCCTATTTTAATGCCGGTCGATGCCAAAAAGCAGCCCCGCTATTTTTAGAGTCGGCAACACTCATTGACCAACAAAACACACCTGAAAAAAGCGTGGCAGAGCGCCATAAACTTTTCACGCGCCATATCGAAGCGTTATTAGTGAGTGGTAATGTCGAACAAGGCATTTTTGCACTTCGACAAGCGCTAAAACAGCTCAATGTTAACTATAAAGGCACAAATTTAGCAGCCGGCCTAAGTTTCGTAAAAAACCTCGTCTTATTATTGATTAAAGGGAGCAAACTGCAGCGTCAACCTACTTCCTCACAGCTGTCATTAGCAGGCCAAAAAGCGGATTTATGCTGGGCTGGATGTAAAGGGTTGTTGTATGTCCAACCACTCCAAGGCGCTGACTTAATGTTACGAAGCCTGCA
This genomic window from Pseudoalteromonas luteoviolacea contains:
- a CDS encoding nucleoside deaminase, whose amino-acid sequence is MISPLFNRDTEVNDTTLNVIAHMPTLSLPALLSDEFNQKLTDKDYMRVAALLAKKSYDEGGCPIGAVIVNDKTKKIVGKGHNTLVQESHPYNHGETSAIRDAGRADFSHTTLYTSLSPCDVCATLLYMRGFHRVVVGDITNASGNETLLKEKGLVVDILEDEMGVNQYAQFRKEKPDQDLEDWQGVAALSKP
- a CDS encoding DUF1330 domain-containing protein; amino-acid sequence: MSKYEMLVGLEVINDDVYSEYRAAMKPILSAMGGEFGYDFRVSEVLKSEVEDNINRVFTIRFPNESVMSAFFDDPEYQAIKAQYFSPSVGSFTIIRGYDI
- the thrS gene encoding threonine--tRNA ligase, whose translation is MINEHRKIGKQLQLFDMSNSASGMVDWYPQGYKLYRRIQSYIRTMQLKYGYHEVNSPVLANHDIWHTSGHSDKYQQNMFHLQEHNLAVRPMSCPFHINIFNNLVQSYKQLPYRIAEFGLCHRNETSGSLNGLFRLRAFNQDDGHIFCRKSQIKSELKLFCNMLFEMYAHFGFQKEKIKIKISLRPDNKIGSDILWDKLEEYLKTGLDELGLHYQLINGDGAFYGAKVEFALEDSLKREWQCGTFQLDFFLAEKFGCTYQNESASPEYPVILHRAVLGSIERFIAILLEHYSGRLPVQFNPNAIIFLPISKDHLNYCYSVHDKLRSIGIACNIDNSDNSISYRVKASYKQKCNYCIVIGDEEQNTNILKLKHKKSCYSVHLDELAQFLLFPKTH
- a CDS encoding DUF2235 domain-containing protein produces the protein MKRLVLCMDGTWNKPAQYDRGKRKPTNVVKLARGVDPVCPDGVHQVVYYSEGVGTHWGVDKILGGGFGFGLSQNVLRAYQFLVLNYQPGDEIYGFGFSRGAYTIRSVIGLINKIGLLPKDHAFYMPEAYRLYRNTASDSEVEAFKAEHNCTDVSIKFVGVWDTVGALGVPFDFDFINGRYRFHDVSLTENIEHAYHALAIDEKRGPFKPAIWTLPKGSNQTLEQKWFAGSHSNVGGGYSQDGLANISLHWIKDRAKDHGLIFNEKFLSYYRPYHLDEYRDSMSWLYKITERVRKLGIGKHTNESLHESVYKRITDSDNYQPQNAMEFMEKLEEKRIENPN
- a CDS encoding serine/threonine-protein kinase PknK, whose protein sequence is MTDITKTVTISALTSANKRSSATSSLQHNDHLGPFILLRLLGKGAMGSAYQAWDTETNNYVVIKTIGQMESTYLYNLKREFREISYVYHENIVNIHELRVDKDLNGNMVQFIVMEYVDGVDLLTYVRQGLKRGQPLTKEGLTKLQTVLPQLIEATSVLHRNSLLHCDLKPSNILVDHLNQVKVLDFGIALSLTRSQTDIAKQTSGTLGYMAPEHHQSQLVSKASDYFSLGVIIFELLTGKVPIRNAEYCIDEQDTLPSRICDIDIQYDNLCRSLLCTDPAQRATEQDLKQWLNDNFSAIPQLQKWQRLLTQNKNEFVGHDDLLAKLFKAYKTRLNHQPVCFALHGEAGIGKTTIVNEFIHQLYDEPNVMVFQGRCFAADQLPFNALDMIVDQLFQYIREMSEQQQTSIFTSSLGLAAQLFPILKPLVKKTDSYEQHAHMKVKNPTELRIAAFNELKTLLNNLSQKVKIVLFIDDIHWGDVDSAELLAELLSPPNPVNIFCIVSYRKASLDSPFLSTWKQYVGNLKHLTYIDEPVSKLSETETEQLVSSYFPDTTPSETIKAITESAQCHPFFATEIARFYSENTYSGKIPTKTVIGMRLDQLSKDAKSLMEVICAASRPLSKKLVLAVVDANSDAQKLLSSLQSARLVRSYGARPGMIIEPYHDRIRTAVLDLMNTSETKQLNLRWAEVLEQQFPEPDLLAYHYHLGDKLAKAADYAIDAARRAEKSMAFDQAAIHYEKALDWGSFEKDKVRELIGAQANAYFNAGRCQKAAPLFLESATLIDQQNTPEKSVAERHKLFTRHIEALLVSGNVEQGIFALRQALKQLNVNYKGTNLAAGLSFVKNLVLLLIKGSKLQRQPTSSQLSLAGQKADLCWAGCKGLLYVQPLQGADLMLRSLHYALKSGDPIQVGRSLAAMGAGMFSQIKPLEKVGQRYLVQAKSLAEKHDDNYLKGVTMVWQAFSESYSGNFKHVKKQTDEAISFFVEHTVGTPWERQIAQAMSAYFSQWLGLLPETINSSYTQLREARRGGDLYSQVLFLQSICFCQLAQGKVDEIYHNVAWIEDNWLKHFTIQHFYNGIYLSTAHYLDGDYSKALNEIEKLIPEAKRHGAHRAPISRIDLTIAEARLRVTLWDDIPKHSTIRQAPAIAKSLEKEVRTDCQGHAKLIYAAMAFKEDSLTNAIKYIEEAIEIFEKNNIGLYLAHTKRRKGLLTSDDKLVQEADELLLAQGVVSIERTCELFTPGFS